One Miscanthus floridulus cultivar M001 chromosome 11, ASM1932011v1, whole genome shotgun sequence DNA window includes the following coding sequences:
- the LOC136493281 gene encoding uncharacterized protein produces MATQGTGSAEASDAASNIDPKTDPKRKPAKSNDPGWKYGFWPTIGNRDVVQCCLCDRRITGGITRLKEHLVGGYGDVQKCVKTTATIAREMQDAMKKKRPLILDDEEGEQQGEDHDVIVLTEESQDVATSIVHPSSGTAAKRKQSTLKFSAPKQPSTKSVGSMLRRTPTEVVEERHSKGPSQISIQASMRTKEEREAANLEWARFFYECGIPFNAVNSRQFEIAIEATAQYGSGYKPPTYHELREPLLQKVVKETDDLRKKHEDAWKQYGCTLMSDGWTDRRGHHLINFLVNSPEGTFFLESVDASSEVHDQVMLADLLEKKIMDIGVDKVVQVVTDNGANYKAAGKLLMERFPTLYWTPCAAHCLDLMLEDVGKLKEFKKPISRARHVTTFIYRHGRLLSAMREKTNGRDLVRPAATRFATTFLTLQSLYKHKDALRFLFTTEDWTGCKLAKTEAGKKVYDIVLSREFWNSVEDCLRASLPLIIVLRVVDGDERPAMAEVAALMNHAKEKIKASFSTENKRSLLNKIIQIIESRWDRQMDTPLYGAALFLNPGKFYTIQKENDEYVGHLRGCFNDVLARMVEDESIRNKIDQQSMLYEDQRGDIFKNCMALQTMKSKNPLDWWRTYGGRSIDLQRFAKRIVSLCASSSGCERNWSTFEFIHTKKRNRLEHKRLNDLVYVSYNRKMTSRFRKRREEAGKSYDPLVIEDFDWNNEWVDPMAQPEGARGSDLTWDQVDEAIGASRELRGRNLPRTYARRARHISRVVEEDEEEGEEEEIILDDDDIDDFGEQPMDATEDGGENVDASNDLDEFALDDF; encoded by the exons ATGGCTACTCAAGGGACCGGAAGCGCGGAGGCCTCGGATGCCGCATCAAATATTGATCCAAAGACTGATCCAAAGCGGAAGCCGGCAAAGTCAAATGATCCTGGGTGGAAATATGGATTTTGGCCAACCATTGGCAATAGAGATGTTGTGCAGTGTTGCTTATGTGATAGAAGAATAACCGGAGGAATTACAAGGCTCAAGGAGCATCTTGTGGGTGGTTATGGAGATGTTCAGAAATGTGTCAAAACCACAGCAACTATTGCACGAGAGATGCAAGATgctatgaagaagaagagaccactcatccttgatgatgaagaaggagAGCAACAAGGGGAAGATCATGATGTGATTGTTTTGACAGAGGAGTCCCAAGATGTTGCTACAAGCATTGTGCATCCTAGTTCAGGGACAGCTGCCAAAAGGAAACAATCCACATTAAAGTTCAGTGCTCCAAAACAGCCCAGCACCAAGTCAGTTGGTTCAATGCTTCGGAGAACTCCAACAGAGGTTGTGGAAGAAAGACACTCGAAGGGTCCTTCTCAAATCAGTATTCAAGCTAGCATGAGGacaaaggaagaaagagaagctgCCAACTTAGAGTGGGCCAGGTTCTTTTATGAGTGTGGCATACCATTCAATGCCGTAAATTCTAGACAGTTTGAGATTGCTATAGAGGCCACTGCACAGTACGGTTCTGGGTATAAGCCTCCTACCTACCATGAGCTTAGGGAGCCATTGCTCCAAAAGGTTGTTAAGGAGACAGATGATTTGAGGAAGAAACATGAGGATGCATGGAAACAATATGGCTGCACATTGATGTCAGATGGATGGACGGATAGGAGGGGGCATCATTTGATCAACTTTCTAGTCAATAGTCCAGAGGGGACTTTCTTCTTGGAGTCAGTTGATGCATCAAGTGAAGTTCATGATCAGGTGATGTTAGCTGATTTGTTAGAGAAGAAAATCATGGACATTGGAGTAGATAAAGTTGTGCAAGTTGTCACTGATAATGGAGCTAACTATAAAGCAGCGGGCAAGCTTCTCATGGAGAGGTTTCCTACACTTTATTGGACTCCTTGTGCTGCACACTGCTTAGACCTTATGTTGGAAGACGTAGGGAAGTTGAAGGAATTTAAGAAGCCTATCTCACGTGCCCGACATGTCACTACTTTCATCTATAGACATGGAAGACTTCTTAGTGCAATGAGGGAGAAGACAAATGGGAGGGATCTTGTGAGACCCGCAGCCACTCGGTTTGCTACCACATTCCTCACCTTGCAGAGTTTGTACAAGCACAAAGATGCATTAAGATTTCTGTTTACCACCGAGGATTGGACTGGTTGCAAACTAGCAAAGACAGAGGCCGGAAAAAAAGTGTATGATATTGTGCTTTCTAGGGAGTTTTGGAACTCCGTTGAGGATTGCCTTAGAGCTTCTCTACCACTTATCATTGTGTTGAGGGTGGTTGATGGTGATGAGAGGCCTGCCATGGCAGAGGTTGCTGCTCTCATGAATCATGCAAAAGAGAAGATCAAGGCTAGCTTCTCTACTGAAAACAAGAGAAGCTTGCTCAACAAGATCATACAAATTATTGAGAGCCGTTGGGATAGGCAAATGGATACACCACTCTATGGCGCTGCCCTCTTTTTGAACCCAGGAAAATTCTATACCATCCAAAAGGAGAATGATGAATATGTTGGTCATCTAAGGGGTTGTTTCAATGATGTGCTTGCACGAATggtggaagatgagagcattcgaAACAAAATTGATCAACAATCCATGCTCTATGAAGATCAACGTGGAGATATCTTCAAGAATTGTAtggccctccaaaccatgaaGTCAAAGAACCCTC TTGATTGGTGGCGTACGTATGGTGGCCGATCCATTGACCTACAAAGATTTGCAAAGCGTATTGTTAGTCTTTGTGCTTCATCATCCGGTTGTGAGCGTAATTGGAGCACTTTTGAATTT ATTCATACTAAGAAGAGAAACCGGCTGGAGCATAAAAGATTGAATGATTTGGTTTATGTTTCCTATAATCGGAAAATGACTAGTAGGTTCCGAAAGCGCCGCGAGGAAGCGGGTAAAAGCTACGACCCTTTGGTTATAGAAGATTTTGATTGGAACAATGAATGGGTAGACCCAATGGCCCAACCTGAAGGTGCTCGTGGTTCGGACCTCACATGGGATCAAGTTGATGAAGCCATTGGTGCATCACGTGAGCTTCGAGGTCGTAATCTTCCTAGGACCTACGCTCGTCGTGCAAGGCATATATCAAGAGTGGTTGAAGAAgatgaggaagagggagaggaagaagagatcatcttggatgatgatgatataGATGATTTTGGTGAACAACCAATGGATgctactgaagatggtggagaGAACGTGGATGCTTCTAACGATCTCGATGAGTTTGCATTGGACGACTTTTGA